A genomic window from Haliaeetus albicilla chromosome 10, bHalAlb1.1, whole genome shotgun sequence includes:
- the ZNF276 gene encoding zinc finger protein 276 isoform X2 — protein sequence MKRDRRGRFLAAAGGPGVAAPEPRRRPGTAARGTEAAAAAVVARPEPQPQPPAGWAPAAAAWTRPAALGGAPEAGIGRALSTGYCRLCHGKFSSRSLRNAFGKVPVMGENSEKQRRVDQVFFTDFQRLVGVAVRQDPALPQFVCKKCHAQFYKCRSVLRTFIQRVNASPTGHVKSKGKNGAGQAQPGTEGGASCLVDLITSSPQCLHSLVTWTHTHAGSCPLVPSLQSVLSSEYCGIIRAVWGCGDGHDYVMDTDSDCSTVLVDNALSVKREWNKGTAQRLTDNGAGADNAEAVSAPKPQHAPVRTTPCQQPTNKGTTSVPLNVENEPPQNRDSSHSQLDSTASLQEKALPQPVSPLSSATGQLSGKQVLSATSDERVKDEFSDLSEGDFLSDDENEKRNVQSSDDSFEPYPEKKASSKKSDSKEAKKAEEPKIRKKPGPKPGWKKKIKCEREELPTIYKCPYQGCTAVYRGADGMKKHIKEHHEEVRERPCPHPGCNKVFMIDRYLQRHVKLIHTEVRNYICDECGQTFKQRKHLSVHQMRHSGAKPLQCEICGFQCRQRASLKYHMTKHKAETELEFACDQCGKRFEKAHNLNVHMSMVHPLTQTQDKAKPLEPEPILLLNTSGTSESQAVKPEVTAQQEPT from the exons atGAAGCGCGATCGTCGCGGCCGGTTCCTGGCGGCCGCGGGCGGCCCCGGTGTGGCGGCCCCTGAgccccggcggcggcccggcACGGCGGCCCGCGGGaccgaggcggcggcggcggcggtggtggcGCGGCCcgagccccagccccagcccccggcGGGGTGGGCCCCGGCGGCCGCTGCCTGGACACGGCCCGCCGCCCTCGGCGGGGCCCCGGAGGCAG GAATTGGCAGAGCTTTGAGCACTGGGTATTGTCGTCTCTGCCATGGGAAGTTCTCCTCCAGGAGCCTGCGCAATGCTTTCGGGAAGGTGCCTGTGATGGGGGAGAACTCAGAGAAGCAGCGCCGCGTGGATCAGGTCTTCTTCACCGACTTCCAGCGGCTGGTCGGCGTGGCGGTGCGGCAGGACCCCGCGCTCCCCCAGTTCGTCTGCAAGAAATGCCATGCCCAGTTCTACAAATGCCGCAGTGTCCTCAGGACGTTTATCCAGAGGGTGAACGCGTCTCCCACAGGCCACGTAAAGTCGAAAGGAAA GAATGGTGCGGGCCAGGCCCAGCCGGGCACAGAAGGAGGTGCCTCCTGTCTGG TTGACCTGATCACCTCCAGCCCCCAATGCCTGCACAGCCTGGTGACGTGGACGCACACACACGCCGGGAGCTGCCCATTGGTGCCCAGCCTGCAGAGCGTGCTCTCCTCCGAATACTGCGGCATCATCCGTGCCGTCTGGGGCTGCGGGGACGGGCACGACTACGTCATGGATACAGATTCGGACTGTAGCACGGTGCTTGTCGACAACGCCTTGTCTGTCAAACGGGAGTGGAACAAGGGCACGGCGCAGCGCTTGACTGACAACGGGGCAGGGGCAGACAATGCTGAGGCTGTTTCTGCTCCCAAACCCCAGCATGCTCCAGTAAGGACAACTCCTTGCCAGCAGCCCACAAACAAAGGGACCACATCAGTGCCACTGAACGTGGAGAATGAGCCGCCGCAGAACAGGGATTCATCTCACTCGCAACTGGACAGCACGGCGTCCTTACAGGAGAAAGCCCTGCCGCAGCCCGTGTCACCACTGAGCAGTGCCACAG GACAGTTGAGTGGGAAGCAGGTTCTGTCTGCAACATCGGATGAGCGGGTAAAAGACGAGTTCAGTGACCTTTCTGAGGG GGACTTCTTGAGCGACGATGAAAATGAGAAGAGAAACGTGCAATCTTCAGATGACTCCTTCGAGCCTTACCCTGAAAAGAA GGCTTCTAGCAAGAAAAGCGACAGCAAAGAAGCAAAGAAGGCAGAAGAGCCTAAAATAAGGAAGAAGCCAGGGCCAAAgccaggctggaaaaaaaaaatcaaatgtgaaAG GGAGGAGCTGCCTACCATTTACAAGTGTCCTTACCAGGGATGCACGGCTGTCTACAGAGGCGCGGATGGCATGAAG AAACACATCAAAGAGCATCATGAGGAGGTTCGGGAGAGGCCCTGTCCTCATCCTGGCTGCAACAAGGTGTTCATGATTGACCGGTACCTGCAGCGTCACGTGAAACTCATTCATACAG AGGTACGTAATTATATCTGTGATGAATGTGGGCAGACCTTCAAGCAACGCAAACACCTCTCGGTCCATCAGATGCGGCACTCGGGAGCAAAGCCCCTCCA GTGTGAAATCTGTGGTTTCCAGTGCAGACAGCGAGCATCGCTCAAGTACCACATGACCAAACACAAAGCTGAGACAGAGCTGGAGTTTGCCTGCGACCAGTGTGGGAAGCGCTTTGAAAAGGCCCATAACCTTAATGTCCACATGTCCATGGTGCACCCTCTGACCCAGACTCAGGACAAAGCCAAGCCACTGGAGCCAGAGCCCATTCTCCTCCTAAATACTTCAGGGACTTCAGAAAGCCAGGCAGTAAAGCCAGAAGTGACTGCACAACAGGAGCCCACCTGA
- the CDK10 gene encoding cyclin-dependent kinase 10 isoform X2, translated as MDNEKDGMPISSLREITLLLQLRHPNIVELKEVVVGNHLESIFLVMGYCEQDLASLLENMQTPFSEAQVKCIILQVLKGLQYLHENYIIHRDLKVSNLLMTDKGCVKIADFGLARTYGMPPKPMTPKVVTLWYRAPELLLGMTTQTTSIDMWAVGCILAELLAHKPLLPGTSEIHQIDLIVQLLGTPNENIWPGFSKLPLVSQYTLRKQPYNNLKHKFPWLSEAGLRLLNFLFMYDPKKRATAKDCLESSYFKEKPLPCEPELMPTFPHHRNKRAAAASTGTETQAKRGKP; from the exons ATGGACAATGAGAAAGATG GAATGCCCATCAGCAGCCTGCGGGAGATCACGCTGCTCCTGCAGCTTCGGCACCCCAACATCGTGGAGCTGAAGGAGGTGGTTGTAGGGAACCATCTGGAGAG TATTTTCCTGGTGATGGGCTACTGTGAGCAGGACTTAGCCAGCCTTCTTGAGAACATGCAGAcgcctttttcagaggctcag GTGAAGTGCATCATCCTGCAAGTTCTCAAGGGCCTGCAGTACCTTCATGAGAACTACATTATCCACAG GGATCTGAAGGTGTCCAACCTGCTCATGACTGACAAAGGCTGCGTGAAGATAG CTGATTTTGGATTGGCACGCACCTATGGGATGCCGCCAAAGCCGATGACCCCCAAAGTCGTCACGCTCTG GTACCGAGCACCCGAGCTGCTGTTGGGGATGACAACCCAGACCACCAGCATCGACATGTG ggctgtgggctgcatccttgctgagctgctggccCACAAGCCGCTGCTGCCGGGCACCTCTGAGATCCACCAGATCGACCTCATTGTGCAGCTCCTGGGGACGCCCAATGAAAACATATGGCCG GGTTTCTCCAAGCTGCCCCTGGTGAGTCAGTACACCCTGCGGAAGCAGCCCTACAACAACCTCAAGCACAAGTTCCCCTGGCTCTCGGAGGCTGGGCTGCGGCTGCTCAACTTCCTCTTCATGTACGATCCCAAGAAGCG GGCGACAGCGAAAGACTGCCTGGAGAGCTCCTACTTCAAGGAGAAACCCCTCC CCTGCGAGCCGGAGCTCATGCCCACCTTCCCCCACCACCGCAACAAGcgagcagctgctgccagcacagggacGGAGACCCAGGCGAAGCGTGGCAAGCCCTGA
- the ZNF276 gene encoding zinc finger protein 276 isoform X1, which produces MKRDRRGRFLAAAGGPGVAAPEPRRRPGTAARGTEAAAAAVVARPEPQPQPPAGWAPAAAAWTRPAALGGAPEAAGIGRALSTGYCRLCHGKFSSRSLRNAFGKVPVMGENSEKQRRVDQVFFTDFQRLVGVAVRQDPALPQFVCKKCHAQFYKCRSVLRTFIQRVNASPTGHVKSKGKNGAGQAQPGTEGGASCLVDLITSSPQCLHSLVTWTHTHAGSCPLVPSLQSVLSSEYCGIIRAVWGCGDGHDYVMDTDSDCSTVLVDNALSVKREWNKGTAQRLTDNGAGADNAEAVSAPKPQHAPVRTTPCQQPTNKGTTSVPLNVENEPPQNRDSSHSQLDSTASLQEKALPQPVSPLSSATGQLSGKQVLSATSDERVKDEFSDLSEGDFLSDDENEKRNVQSSDDSFEPYPEKKASSKKSDSKEAKKAEEPKIRKKPGPKPGWKKKIKCEREELPTIYKCPYQGCTAVYRGADGMKKHIKEHHEEVRERPCPHPGCNKVFMIDRYLQRHVKLIHTEVRNYICDECGQTFKQRKHLSVHQMRHSGAKPLQCEICGFQCRQRASLKYHMTKHKAETELEFACDQCGKRFEKAHNLNVHMSMVHPLTQTQDKAKPLEPEPILLLNTSGTSESQAVKPEVTAQQEPT; this is translated from the exons atGAAGCGCGATCGTCGCGGCCGGTTCCTGGCGGCCGCGGGCGGCCCCGGTGTGGCGGCCCCTGAgccccggcggcggcccggcACGGCGGCCCGCGGGaccgaggcggcggcggcggcggtggtggcGCGGCCcgagccccagccccagcccccggcGGGGTGGGCCCCGGCGGCCGCTGCCTGGACACGGCCCGCCGCCCTCGGCGGGGCCCCGGAGGCAG CAGGAATTGGCAGAGCTTTGAGCACTGGGTATTGTCGTCTCTGCCATGGGAAGTTCTCCTCCAGGAGCCTGCGCAATGCTTTCGGGAAGGTGCCTGTGATGGGGGAGAACTCAGAGAAGCAGCGCCGCGTGGATCAGGTCTTCTTCACCGACTTCCAGCGGCTGGTCGGCGTGGCGGTGCGGCAGGACCCCGCGCTCCCCCAGTTCGTCTGCAAGAAATGCCATGCCCAGTTCTACAAATGCCGCAGTGTCCTCAGGACGTTTATCCAGAGGGTGAACGCGTCTCCCACAGGCCACGTAAAGTCGAAAGGAAA GAATGGTGCGGGCCAGGCCCAGCCGGGCACAGAAGGAGGTGCCTCCTGTCTGG TTGACCTGATCACCTCCAGCCCCCAATGCCTGCACAGCCTGGTGACGTGGACGCACACACACGCCGGGAGCTGCCCATTGGTGCCCAGCCTGCAGAGCGTGCTCTCCTCCGAATACTGCGGCATCATCCGTGCCGTCTGGGGCTGCGGGGACGGGCACGACTACGTCATGGATACAGATTCGGACTGTAGCACGGTGCTTGTCGACAACGCCTTGTCTGTCAAACGGGAGTGGAACAAGGGCACGGCGCAGCGCTTGACTGACAACGGGGCAGGGGCAGACAATGCTGAGGCTGTTTCTGCTCCCAAACCCCAGCATGCTCCAGTAAGGACAACTCCTTGCCAGCAGCCCACAAACAAAGGGACCACATCAGTGCCACTGAACGTGGAGAATGAGCCGCCGCAGAACAGGGATTCATCTCACTCGCAACTGGACAGCACGGCGTCCTTACAGGAGAAAGCCCTGCCGCAGCCCGTGTCACCACTGAGCAGTGCCACAG GACAGTTGAGTGGGAAGCAGGTTCTGTCTGCAACATCGGATGAGCGGGTAAAAGACGAGTTCAGTGACCTTTCTGAGGG GGACTTCTTGAGCGACGATGAAAATGAGAAGAGAAACGTGCAATCTTCAGATGACTCCTTCGAGCCTTACCCTGAAAAGAA GGCTTCTAGCAAGAAAAGCGACAGCAAAGAAGCAAAGAAGGCAGAAGAGCCTAAAATAAGGAAGAAGCCAGGGCCAAAgccaggctggaaaaaaaaaatcaaatgtgaaAG GGAGGAGCTGCCTACCATTTACAAGTGTCCTTACCAGGGATGCACGGCTGTCTACAGAGGCGCGGATGGCATGAAG AAACACATCAAAGAGCATCATGAGGAGGTTCGGGAGAGGCCCTGTCCTCATCCTGGCTGCAACAAGGTGTTCATGATTGACCGGTACCTGCAGCGTCACGTGAAACTCATTCATACAG AGGTACGTAATTATATCTGTGATGAATGTGGGCAGACCTTCAAGCAACGCAAACACCTCTCGGTCCATCAGATGCGGCACTCGGGAGCAAAGCCCCTCCA GTGTGAAATCTGTGGTTTCCAGTGCAGACAGCGAGCATCGCTCAAGTACCACATGACCAAACACAAAGCTGAGACAGAGCTGGAGTTTGCCTGCGACCAGTGTGGGAAGCGCTTTGAAAAGGCCCATAACCTTAATGTCCACATGTCCATGGTGCACCCTCTGACCCAGACTCAGGACAAAGCCAAGCCACTGGAGCCAGAGCCCATTCTCCTCCTAAATACTTCAGGGACTTCAGAAAGCCAGGCAGTAAAGCCAGAAGTGACTGCACAACAGGAGCCCACCTGA
- the VPS9D1 gene encoding VPS9 domain-containing protein 1, with product MAAAGGEGPGGPGAGRALQTAMRAASGALEMDSAGRPREAYMEYLKSIAFIAQALQEEAAGTDGGEGVTPDTPKMLKLAEQCLERVKSIAAALGKAQAKPAAQERSGGPAPLPRHRRVFSDEGGKLSPFLPPEIFQKLQIAEAQSARKELTPLEEASLQNQKLKAAYEARVARLNPSQALQKTSLTLSLQRQMMENLVIAKAREETLQRKMEERRLRLQEAANRRFSSSVALTPEEQEQRALYAAVLEYEQDHDWPRQWKARLKRSPADLSLVSGLFSCLLSFPEHPIAQLLRQLQCAVYARLYPAVSQGTADATPASPTGLSFLSLDAGGSLPAEPGGRRLRASRSLHCMFSVPEHGPAGLRHSLSSTPLADGSPGTPKVESGWPGPVTAPQTPRESSFEDLERFLASPESWAPGEPLAGPGQEAALPEQLKGIVRDIHNAIDRLLSLTLLAFEGLNTAAGKDQCLACLEEAFFPPLWAPLLALYRSVHRPREAALARSMEQHRHAGPADMGLSSRLFPTAPGCPAYGSAVKDLRLIPLETCPRRKLECIVRALRGICECAEEYCGSRDSRTPASAAIGADDLLPILSYVVLQTGLPQLLSECAALEEFIHEGYLIGEEGYCLTSLQSALSYVESLQ from the exons atggccgcggcgggcggcgagGGACCCGGAGGacccggggctggccgggccctGCAGACCGCCATGAGGGCGGCGAGCGGCGCCCTGGAGATGGACAGCGCCGGGCGGccgcgg GAGGCCTACATGGAGTACCTGAAGAGCATCGCCTTCATCGCCCAGGCCCTGCAGGAGGAGGCGGCAGGGACAG ACGGAGGTGAGGGGGTGACCCCCGACACCCCGAAGATGCTGAAGCTGGCTGAGCAGTGCCTAGAGAGGGTCAAGTCCATCGCGGCGGCGCTGG ggaAAGCCCAGGCAAAACCAGCTGCgcaggagcggagcgggggccctgctcccctccccaggcaTCGCAGGGTCTTCTCGGATGAGGGGGGGAAGCTCTCTCCCTTCTTGCCGCCGGAGATCTTCCAGAAGCTGCAGATCGCCGAGGCGCAGAGCGCACGGAA GGAGCTCACGCCGCTGGAGGAGGCTTCTCTGCAGAACCAGAAGCTGAAGGCTGCCTACGAGGCACGGGTGGCACGGCTGAACCCCAGCCAGGCCCTGCAGAAGACCTCCCTG ACGCTGTCCCTGCAGCGGCAGATGATGGAGAACCTGGTGATCGCCAAGGCCCGGGAGGAGACC CTGCAGCGGAAAATGGAGGAGCGGCGGCTGCGGCTGCAGGAGGCTGCCAACAG GAGATTCTCCAGCAGCGTGGCCCTCACCCCcgaggagcaggagcagagggcCCTCTATGCCGCCGTCCTCGAGTACGAGCAGGACCAC GACTGGCCGAGGCAATGGAAGGCCAGGCTGAAGCGGAGCCCGGCGGACCTCTCCCTGGTGTCGGGGCtcttctcctgcctcctcag CTTCCCCGAGCACCCCATCGCCCAGCTCCTGCGGCAGCTGCAGTGCGCGGTGTACGCCCGCCTCTACCCGGCCGTCAGCCAGGGCACCGCCGATGCCACTCCTGCCTCTCCCACtggcctctccttcctctcGCTGGATGCCGGGGGCTCGCTGCCCGCTGAGCCGGGGGGCCGCCGGCTCCGAGCCTCCCGCAGCCTCCACTGCATGTTCTCTGTGCCCGAGCACGGCCCGGCCGGGCTGCGGCACAGCCTGTCCAGCACCCCCCTCGCCGACGGCAGCCCCGGCACACCAAAGGTGGAGAGCGGCTGGCCGGGGCCTGTGACAGCCCCCCAGACCCCCCGGGAGAGCTCCTTCGAGGACCTGGAGCGGTTCCTGGCATCGCCCGAGAGCTgggcccccggggagccccTAGCTGGCCCCGGGCAGGAGGCGGCACTGCCGGAACAGCTGAAGGGCATCGTGCGGGACATCCACAATGCCATTG ACAGGCTGCTGTCCCTGACGCTGCTGGCCTTCGAGGGGCTCAACACCGCCGCTGGCAAGGACCAGTGTCTGGCCTGCCTGGAGGAAGCCTTCTTCCCCCCACTCTGGGCCCCGCTGCTGGCCCTTTACAG GAGCGTGCACCGGCCCCGCGAGGCGGCCCTGGCCCGGAGCATGGAGCAGCACCGGCACGCCGGCCCCGCCGACATGGGGCTGTCCTCCCGGCTCTTCCCGACGGCCCCCGGCTGCCCAGCGTATGGCTCCGCCGTCAAGGACCTGCGCCTCATCCCGCTGGAGACCTGTCCCCGCAGGAAGCTGGAGTGCATCG TGCGAGCCCTGCGCGGCATCTGCGAGTGTGCCGAGGAATACTGCGGCTCCCGGGACAGCCGGACCCCCGCCTCTGCCGCCAT CGGGGCGGACGACCTGCTACCCATCCTGTCCTACGTGGTGCTGCAGACggggctgccccagctgctgtCTGAGTGTGCCGCCCTGGAGGAGTTCATCCACGAGGG GTACCTGATCGGGGAGGAGGGGTACTGCCTGACGTCCCTGCAGAGCGCCCTGTCCTACGTGGAGTCCCTGCAGTGA
- the CDK10 gene encoding cyclin-dependent kinase 10 isoform X1 — protein sequence MAEGGSAEGELEPLRLRRLRGEGFFEVPAADRLGRCRSVKEFEKLNRIGEGTYGIVYRARDTLTDETVALKKVRMDNEKDGMPISSLREITLLLQLRHPNIVELKEVVVGNHLESIFLVMGYCEQDLASLLENMQTPFSEAQVKCIILQVLKGLQYLHENYIIHRDLKVSNLLMTDKGCVKIADFGLARTYGMPPKPMTPKVVTLWYRAPELLLGMTTQTTSIDMWAVGCILAELLAHKPLLPGTSEIHQIDLIVQLLGTPNENIWPGFSKLPLVSQYTLRKQPYNNLKHKFPWLSEAGLRLLNFLFMYDPKKRATAKDCLESSYFKEKPLPCEPELMPTFPHHRNKRAAAASTGTETQAKRGKP from the exons ATGGCGGAGGGGGGTTCTGCTGAGGGGGAGCTGGAGCCGCTGCGGTTGCGGCGGCTGCGGGGCGAGGGCTTCTTCGAGGTGCCGGCGGCCGACCGG CTGGGAAGATGCCGGAGTGTGAAGGAATTCGAGAAGCTGAATCGGATTGGAGAGGGCACCTATGGCATAGTGT acCGGGCCCGGGACACCCTGACGGATGAGACCGTGGCATTGAAGAAGGTGCGGATGGACAATGAGAAAGATG GAATGCCCATCAGCAGCCTGCGGGAGATCACGCTGCTCCTGCAGCTTCGGCACCCCAACATCGTGGAGCTGAAGGAGGTGGTTGTAGGGAACCATCTGGAGAG TATTTTCCTGGTGATGGGCTACTGTGAGCAGGACTTAGCCAGCCTTCTTGAGAACATGCAGAcgcctttttcagaggctcag GTGAAGTGCATCATCCTGCAAGTTCTCAAGGGCCTGCAGTACCTTCATGAGAACTACATTATCCACAG GGATCTGAAGGTGTCCAACCTGCTCATGACTGACAAAGGCTGCGTGAAGATAG CTGATTTTGGATTGGCACGCACCTATGGGATGCCGCCAAAGCCGATGACCCCCAAAGTCGTCACGCTCTG GTACCGAGCACCCGAGCTGCTGTTGGGGATGACAACCCAGACCACCAGCATCGACATGTG ggctgtgggctgcatccttgctgagctgctggccCACAAGCCGCTGCTGCCGGGCACCTCTGAGATCCACCAGATCGACCTCATTGTGCAGCTCCTGGGGACGCCCAATGAAAACATATGGCCG GGTTTCTCCAAGCTGCCCCTGGTGAGTCAGTACACCCTGCGGAAGCAGCCCTACAACAACCTCAAGCACAAGTTCCCCTGGCTCTCGGAGGCTGGGCTGCGGCTGCTCAACTTCCTCTTCATGTACGATCCCAAGAAGCG GGCGACAGCGAAAGACTGCCTGGAGAGCTCCTACTTCAAGGAGAAACCCCTCC CCTGCGAGCCGGAGCTCATGCCCACCTTCCCCCACCACCGCAACAAGcgagcagctgctgccagcacagggacGGAGACCCAGGCGAAGCGTGGCAAGCCCTGA
- the CHMP1A gene encoding charged multivesicular body protein 1a, which produces MDDTLFQLKFTAKQLEKLAKKAEKDSKAEQAKVKKALQQKNVECARVYAENAIRKKNEGLNWLRMSSRVDAVASKVQTAVTMKGVTKNMAQVTKALDKALSSMDLQKVSAVMDKFEQQVQNLDVHTSVMEDSMSSATTLTTPQEQVDSLIVQIAEENGLEIMDQLNQLPEGASAVGESSVRSQEDQLSRRLAALRN; this is translated from the exons ATGGACG aCACGCTCTTCCAGCTGAAG ttcACAGCGAAGCAGCTGGAGAAGCTCGCCAAAAAAGCCGAGAAAGACTCCAAGGCCGAGCAAGCCAAAGTCAAAAAG GCCCTTCAGCAGAAAAACGTGGAGTGCGCTCGTGTCTACGCAGAGAATGCTATCCGTAAGAAGAACGAGGGGCTTAACTGGCTCCGCATGTCTTCCCGGGTGGATGCGGTGGCCTCCAAGGTCCAGACAGCAGTGACGATGAAGGGG GTGACGAAAAACATGGCCCAGGTAACTAAGGCTTTGGACAAGGCTCTGAGCTCCATGGACCTGCAGAAGGTGTCTGCGGTGATGGATAAATTTGAGCAGCAGGTTCAGAATTTGGACGTTCATACGTCG GTCATGGAGGACTCCATGAGCTCCGCTACCACGTTGACCACGCCGCAGGAGCAGGTGGACAGCCTCATCGTCCAGATCGCAGAGGAGAACGGCCTGGAGATTATGGACCAGCTCAACCAGCTCCCCGAGGGGGCTTCAGCAGTGGGGGAGAGCTCGGTCCGCAGCCAGGAAGACCAGCTGTCGCGgag
- the SPATA2L gene encoding spermatogenesis-associated protein 2-like protein produces the protein MCAGSALRQEEFHRQEYRQEYRRCLEREFRQGRAGPCSDPSFGERLGQRLRREPAVLGALQEDAPVLLARGLRDRPDPGPALRGLAGAFQLLELAAVNLYLFPWRKEFGTVQTFSGAYMHLLRPALPEDDLVRSFGRLGYERRGWHCLAVTRPLSEPELVAAACGFFACRLECEILAEVVRRLRPRRLRAEDLLEARRLAGDVEACVEMLQQLGTQHEAAANCGDSVDLYQETPAGPEDAGGEDEAPAVPWRDPGSPRGAQDVPGRSWDHHRDGKCGQEPVPSLGNPNLDTSSSLLFLEQELSGAGSPLSTLAAGSRSPQVPGEPQNSPTSPSQEAPELPCYQLHSCLRRGALPSYCCTTCQQLHASTCAAGQACRTHHHGQELRSERQQRLWLQRTEVDMLLADSSAPWS, from the exons ATGTGCGCGGGCTCGGCGCTGCGGCAGGAGGAGTTCCACCGGCAGGAGTACCGGCAGGAGTACCGGCGCTGCCTGGAGCGGGAGTTCCGTCAGGGCCGCGCCGGGCCCTGCTCCGACCCCTCCTTCGGGGAGCGGCTGGGGCAGCGGCTGCGGCGGGagccggcggtgctgggggcCCTGCAGGAGGACGCCCCGGTCCTGCTGGCCCGCGGCTTACGGGACCGGCCCGACCCGGGACCGGCGCTGCGGGGCCTGGCCGGCGCCttccagctgctggagctggcgGCCGTCAACCTCTACCTCTTCCCCTGGCGCAAGGAGTTCGGCACCGTCCAG ACCTTCTCCGGTGCGTACATGCATTTGCTGCGCCCGGCGCTCCCCGAAGACGACTTGGTGCGGAGCTTCGGCCGGTTGGGCTATGAACGGCGTGGCTGGCACTGTCTGGCCGTCACCCGGCCGCTCTCCGAGCCCGAGCTGGTCGCTGCCGCCTGCGGCTTCTTTGCCTGCCGGCTGGAGTGTGAGATCCTGGCAGAGGTGGTGAGGCGGCTGCGGCCGCGCCGGCTGCGCGCCGAAGATCTGCTGGAGGCACGCCGGCTGGCCGGGGACGTGGAGGCCTGCGtggagatgctgcagcagctggggacGCAACATGAGGCGGCTGCCAACTGTGGCGACAGCGTGGATCTCTACCAGGAGACACCAGCTGGCCCCGAGGACGCAGGGGGAGAGGACGAAGCCCCCGCAGTGCCATGGAGGGACCCTGGCAGCCCACGGGGTGCTCAAGATGTgcctgggaggagctgggacCACCACAGAGATGGCAAGTGTGGGCAGGAGCCGGTGCCCTCCCTGGGCAACCCCAACCTGGacacctcctcctctctcctcttcctggAGCAGGAGCTCAGCGGGGCTGGCAGCCCACTCTCcaccctggctgcagggagcagaagCCCCCAAGTGCCAGGGGAGCCCCAAAATTCACCAACCTCCCCCAGCCAGGAAGCCCCCGAGCTGCCCTGCTACCAGCTGCACTCCTGCTTGCGCCGGGGTGCATTGCCCTCCTACTGCTGCACCACCTGCCAGCAGCTCCATGCCAGCACCTGCGCAGCTGGGCAGGCCTGCCGCACCCACCACCACGGGCAGGAGCTGCGCAGCGAGAGGCAGCAACGGCTCTGGCTGCAACGGACAGAGGTGGACATGCTGCTGGCCGACAGTTCCGCTCCCTGGTCCTAG